In Sphingobacterium zeae, one genomic interval encodes:
- a CDS encoding TolC family protein yields the protein MERDKAEIQLQQKVVEAVAEVSNAVVTVDKQREQLSLAKERVDNAQLAVKNANLLFKSGYATYLEVITAQSNALNSDLDLVELRQQHLDAFVDLYRALGGGWR from the coding sequence TTGGAACGAGATAAGGCTGAAATTCAGTTGCAGCAAAAGGTTGTGGAGGCAGTAGCCGAAGTCTCTAATGCAGTTGTCACAGTAGACAAACAGCGTGAACAATTATCTTTGGCAAAAGAAAGAGTGGATAATGCGCAACTTGCGGTCAAAAATGCCAATCTACTCTTCAAAAGCGGATATGCCACTTACCTAGAGGTCATTACAGCGCAAAGCAATGCATTAAATAGTGATCTCGATCTTGTGGAGTTAAGACAGCAGCATTTGGATGCATTTGTAGATCTTTACCGCGCGCTTGGCGGAGGTTGGAGATAA
- a CDS encoding TolC family protein: protein MKNIKKYILGVGIIIGILGMMNACKVGKDYVQPKVKLPENFRGDTLDLFGDTSSMGLIHWKSFFHDPTLKLLIDSALSNNFEMRTALLNLQISNRLLAQNKANYLPSINATIANGNRTWRSQDFGSGPLTKYYDQKGEKAPQDMFVYQSMFGSDINFSWEIDIWKKIGSKQEQLLAEYLDTEEAKNAVQTSIITSVAKGYFNLLMLDAKIEVAKRNVQLNDSTLRMIRLQYEAGEITALAIQQTQSQRLLAASLVPELEKEIVIQENALQTLTGKLPDSIKRGTSYEHLFAESKDISLGSPLEILRNRPDIRSSELQLMAANANVNIQQAMRYPSLTIGGVLGVNSMLPKNWFHIPGALLGGITGNLTTPIFKNRTLKTQYESSQIGTR from the coding sequence ATGAAAAACATAAAAAAATACATTTTGGGAGTCGGTATAATCATAGGCATATTAGGAATGATGAATGCTTGTAAAGTAGGAAAAGATTATGTGCAGCCCAAAGTAAAACTTCCTGAAAATTTTCGTGGCGATACACTGGACCTCTTCGGAGACACCTCAAGTATGGGACTAATTCATTGGAAATCTTTCTTCCATGATCCGACGTTGAAGTTATTAATTGATTCTGCGTTGTCAAACAATTTTGAGATGAGGACCGCCTTACTAAATCTGCAGATTTCAAACCGGCTATTAGCCCAAAATAAGGCAAATTATCTACCGAGTATAAATGCAACGATTGCCAATGGAAACCGGACTTGGCGATCGCAGGATTTTGGCAGCGGCCCACTGACCAAATACTATGATCAAAAAGGTGAAAAAGCACCGCAAGATATGTTCGTCTATCAGTCAATGTTTGGCTCAGACATTAACTTTAGCTGGGAAATAGATATCTGGAAGAAGATAGGAAGCAAACAAGAGCAGCTACTGGCCGAATATTTGGATACCGAGGAAGCAAAAAACGCTGTACAGACCTCCATCATAACTTCGGTAGCAAAAGGCTATTTCAATCTGCTGATGCTTGATGCTAAAATAGAAGTCGCTAAACGTAACGTGCAATTAAACGACAGTACGCTCCGTATGATCAGGTTACAATATGAAGCTGGTGAAATCACCGCTTTGGCGATCCAACAAACACAATCGCAGCGCCTCTTGGCAGCATCCCTTGTACCCGAACTGGAAAAAGAAATTGTCATTCAGGAAAATGCACTTCAGACGCTCACCGGAAAATTACCAGACAGTATCAAAAGAGGTACCTCTTACGAGCATCTCTTCGCCGAGAGCAAAGACATCTCCCTCGGTTCTCCATTAGAAATTCTTCGCAATAGGCCTGATATTCGATCGTCTGAGCTCCAATTGATGGCTGCCAATGCGAATGTTAATATCCAACAAGCCATGCGTTATCCATCCTTAACTATCGGTGGCGTACTAGGGGTTAATAGCATGCTTCCAAAAAATTGGTTTCATATTCCTGGGGCATTACTTGGGGGAATAACTGGAAATTTAACGACACCTATTTTCAAAAACAGAACATTAAAAACACAGTACGAAAGTAGCCAAATTGGAACGAGATAA
- the rseP gene encoding RIP metalloprotease RseP, which produces MGVLIMVGQVILGLSILIVLHELGHFLAARAFGIKVEKFYLFFDAWGVKLFKFNYKGCEYGIGWLPLGGYVKIAGMIDESMDTEQLKGEPQPWEFRSKPAWQRLIVMLGGIIVNIVVGVVVFWMLTFKMGNTDIKMDQLVNGIVPGSIGESIGLKAGDKVVAIDGHRVENYSELISSKVLMGGVTLAVERGGVTEDVKVPADLLNTLSDKKGEKFIEPRVKTTSVAEVSTGSVASKMGFVKGDSIIAVNGTQVPFFDQFKAQIKANINKTVAIKVLRNGKEVSLQGNVPADAMLGIGINRDYSIKSFTTQYTLTEAFPIGAKKAFTVITDNAKGFGKIFKGEVRADKALSGPIGIATLFGTEVDWIRFWSLVGMLSMALAFMNLLPIPALDGGHVLFLLIEMIQGKPLSEKFLEKAQMVGFFILLALMVFIFGNDIFKLFK; this is translated from the coding sequence GATTTTAGGCTTGTCAATTTTAATTGTTCTACATGAGTTAGGACATTTCTTAGCAGCGCGTGCATTTGGTATCAAGGTAGAAAAGTTTTATTTGTTCTTTGATGCTTGGGGAGTGAAATTGTTTAAATTCAATTATAAAGGATGTGAATATGGTATTGGCTGGTTACCGTTAGGTGGTTATGTCAAAATTGCTGGGATGATCGATGAGTCGATGGATACGGAGCAATTAAAAGGTGAGCCACAACCTTGGGAATTTCGGTCAAAACCAGCTTGGCAACGTTTGATTGTTATGTTGGGCGGTATTATTGTCAATATTGTTGTCGGTGTTGTTGTTTTTTGGATGCTGACTTTTAAAATGGGCAATACAGATATCAAAATGGACCAGCTGGTAAACGGTATTGTGCCGGGGTCTATTGGTGAATCTATTGGTTTGAAAGCCGGTGATAAGGTGGTCGCTATTGATGGTCACCGCGTAGAGAACTACTCCGAACTGATTAGTTCCAAAGTCTTGATGGGCGGCGTTACCCTCGCCGTTGAACGTGGTGGTGTGACTGAAGATGTCAAAGTTCCAGCCGATTTATTAAATACACTATCTGACAAAAAAGGAGAGAAGTTTATAGAGCCACGTGTTAAAACAACAAGTGTTGCTGAGGTTTCTACGGGATCGGTGGCTAGTAAAATGGGTTTTGTGAAAGGCGACAGCATTATCGCTGTAAACGGTACGCAGGTTCCGTTCTTTGACCAATTTAAGGCACAAATAAAAGCAAATATAAATAAAACTGTTGCTATTAAAGTGCTGCGTAATGGAAAGGAAGTTTCACTGCAAGGGAACGTTCCTGCTGATGCTATGCTGGGAATAGGTATTAACCGTGATTATTCCATCAAGTCCTTTACAACGCAATATACTTTGACAGAGGCATTTCCAATTGGTGCAAAAAAGGCTTTTACAGTTATTACCGATAATGCCAAAGGATTTGGCAAAATTTTTAAAGGCGAAGTGCGTGCTGATAAAGCCTTATCGGGTCCTATTGGTATCGCAACTTTGTTTGGTACGGAGGTGGATTGGATCCGTTTCTGGTCTTTGGTCGGAATGTTGTCGATGGCATTGGCATTTATGAACCTATTGCCTATTCCAGCTCTGGATGGTGGGCACGTATTATTCTTATTAATTGAAATGATACAAGGTAAGCCATTGAGTGAAAAATTCTTGGAAAAGGCGCAGATGGTAGGTTTCTTTATTCTTTTGGCTTTGATGGTCTTTATATTCGGAAACGATATATTTAAGCTGTTTAAATAG
- a CDS encoding DUF6965 family protein, with protein MTPEELQEYFKSKDLPDTLEIQQDMQVFDVQRFLSTSFIHVSLWKKDLSKCPSWIRLLKFKDALETKEKA; from the coding sequence ATGACTCCAGAGGAATTACAAGAATATTTTAAATCTAAAGACCTGCCTGATACGCTAGAAATACAGCAGGATATGCAAGTCTTCGACGTTCAACGCTTCTTAAGCACAAGTTTTATCCATGTAAGCTTATGGAAAAAAGATTTAAGTAAATGTCCGTCTTGGATTAGACTGCTAAAATTCAAGGATGCTTTAGAAACTAAAGAAAAAGCCTAA
- a CDS encoding response regulator, which translates to MDTKSKCTIVYADDALIHHILMRAMAQSHLLNLVYCASNGMDLIDYLHENGHKLPQICILDLHMPVLNGIETAKIMKEKFPSVRIFGLTSSSDEDERMKMREAGAEDIFSKEQMPLLMKQLAS; encoded by the coding sequence ATGGATACCAAAAGTAAATGTACGATTGTCTATGCCGATGATGCGTTGATTCATCATATACTGATGCGTGCTATGGCTCAATCCCATTTATTGAATTTGGTTTATTGTGCTTCAAATGGTATGGACTTAATCGATTACCTCCATGAAAACGGACATAAACTTCCTCAAATATGTATATTGGACTTACATATGCCCGTGCTAAACGGAATAGAAACGGCAAAAATTATGAAAGAAAAGTTTCCTTCCGTCAGAATATTTGGTCTAACATCAAGCAGTGATGAAGATGAACGTATGAAAATGCGGGAAGCTGGTGCAGAAGATATTTTTTCGAAGGAGCAGATGCCTTTATTAATGAAGCAACTTGCTTCTTGA
- a CDS encoding YwbE family protein has protein sequence MDGRNRADVKPGMLVNIILKKDQRTGNFTEGIVKDLLTSSSYHSRGIKVRLTDGQIGRVAEIIEDDF, from the coding sequence ATGGATGGAAGAAATAGAGCAGATGTAAAACCTGGTATGTTGGTGAATATCATCTTAAAAAAAGATCAACGTACTGGAAATTTTACGGAGGGAATTGTGAAGGATTTGTTGACCTCATCCTCTTATCATTCGAGAGGAATTAAAGTGAGGTTGACAGACGGCCAAATAGGAAGAGTGGCCGAAATTATCGAAGATGATTTTTAG